The following are encoded in a window of Desulfomicrobium escambiense DSM 10707 genomic DNA:
- the thyX gene encoding FAD-dependent thymidylate synthase translates to MKVIDPSFSFMHLPDGEFILQHLELAARTCYKSEDKASPDSARKLLSRIVRLGHDSVLEHISVTVRIVCDRGVTHELVRHRLCSFSQESTRYANYAQDKFGSEITVIRPFFWAADDARYALWLSAMQACEDAYLRLVDAGATAQEARSVLPNSLKTEIVTTANIREWRHIFKLRCDKAAHPQMRQVMLPMLAAFAQRIPLLYDDLVERFADSIREMNDQGAAASVF, encoded by the coding sequence ATGAAAGTCATCGACCCCAGTTTCTCCTTCATGCACCTGCCCGACGGCGAGTTCATCCTGCAGCACCTCGAACTGGCCGCCCGCACCTGTTACAAGTCCGAGGACAAGGCCAGCCCGGACTCGGCCCGCAAGCTCCTGTCGCGCATCGTCCGCCTGGGCCACGACAGCGTCCTCGAACACATCTCCGTCACCGTGCGCATCGTCTGCGACCGCGGCGTGACGCACGAACTGGTCCGCCACCGCCTGTGCTCCTTCTCCCAGGAGAGCACCCGCTACGCCAACTACGCCCAGGACAAGTTCGGCAGCGAAATCACTGTGATCCGTCCCTTCTTCTGGGCCGCGGACGACGCCCGCTACGCCCTCTGGCTCTCGGCCATGCAGGCCTGCGAGGACGCCTATCTGCGCCTGGTGGACGCCGGCGCCACGGCTCAGGAGGCCAGGAGCGTCCTGCCCAACAGCCTGAAAACCGAAATCGTGACCACGGCCAACATCCGCGAGTGGCGGCACATCTTCAAGCTGCGTTGCGACAAGGCCGCCCATCCGCAGATGCGCCAGGTCATGCTGCCGATGCTGGCCGCCTTTGCCCAGCGCATCCCTCTGCTTTACGACGATCTGGTCGAGCGGTTCGCCGATTCCATCCGCGAGATGAACGATCAGGGCGCCGCCGCGTCCGTCTTCTGA
- the ruvB gene encoding Holliday junction branch migration DNA helicase RuvB produces the protein MAQNPGEEHIRPRTLDDFIGQEDVRGNLKIYLQAAKERGQHLDHCLLYGNPGLGKTTLAQIMASELGVNLVSTSGPVLERSGDLAAILTSLNRHDLLFIDEIHRMPAVVEEILYPGMEDFKLDLIVGQGPGARTVKIELEPFTLVGATTRIGLLTSPLRDRFGVICRLEFYNPRELAQIVTRAARILGLEISHEGALEIGRRSRGTPRIANRLLRRVADYAQVAGSPVIDAEVAAKGLDIMDVDSIGLDMMDRKILECIIDHFGGGPVGVKTIAAACSEEVRTIEDIYEPYLIQCGFLKRTPRGRVVTAKAYQHIDGGLKLRNA, from the coding sequence ATGGCCCAGAACCCAGGCGAAGAGCACATACGTCCGCGCACGCTGGACGATTTCATCGGCCAGGAGGACGTCCGCGGCAACCTGAAGATCTATCTGCAGGCAGCCAAGGAACGCGGACAGCACCTGGACCACTGCCTGCTCTACGGCAACCCGGGCCTCGGCAAGACGACCCTGGCCCAGATCATGGCCAGTGAGCTGGGCGTGAATCTGGTCTCCACCTCCGGCCCGGTGCTGGAGCGAAGCGGCGACCTGGCCGCCATCCTGACCAGCCTGAACCGGCACGACCTGCTCTTCATTGACGAGATCCACCGCATGCCCGCGGTCGTGGAGGAGATCCTCTACCCCGGCATGGAGGATTTCAAGCTCGACCTCATCGTCGGGCAAGGCCCCGGGGCGCGCACGGTCAAGATCGAACTGGAGCCCTTCACCCTGGTCGGGGCCACGACACGCATCGGCCTGTTGACCTCGCCCCTGCGCGACCGCTTCGGGGTCATCTGCCGCCTGGAGTTCTACAACCCTCGCGAACTGGCCCAGATCGTGACCCGCGCCGCGCGCATCCTCGGCCTTGAGATCAGCCACGAGGGCGCCCTGGAGATCGGGCGGCGCTCCCGCGGCACGCCGCGCATCGCCAACCGGCTGCTGCGGCGCGTGGCCGACTACGCCCAGGTGGCCGGCAGCCCGGTCATCGACGCCGAAGTGGCGGCCAAGGGCCTGGACATCATGGACGTGGACTCCATCGGCCTGGACATGATGGACCGCAAGATCCTGGAGTGCATCATCGACCACTTCGGCGGGGGGCCCGTGGGCGTCAAGACCATCGCCGCGGCCTGCTCCGAGGAGGTCCGCACCATCGAGGACATCTACGAGCCCTATCTCATCCAGTGCGGGTTCCTGAAGCGCACCCCGCGCGGCCGCGTGGTCACGGCCAAGGCCTACCAGCACATCGACGGCGGCCTGAAGCTGCGCAACGCCTAG
- the ruvA gene encoding Holliday junction branch migration protein RuvA gives MIAYLEGIVLRRDAEACILLTSGGVGYQVHMTVGALSSLPGAGDTARLFVHTLVREDALVLYGFGTWEEREAFETLLAAPKLGPRTALAMLGCYGPSELAACIAREDVAALTRVPGIGAKTAKRLLLDLKDKLVASAPLSSGRTAPAVTAESDCAAALVSLGYGRHEVDEVVRKVFDTEPDLDAGSAIRQALKIFAARQHG, from the coding sequence ATGATCGCATATCTCGAAGGAATCGTGCTGCGCCGCGACGCGGAGGCCTGCATCCTGCTGACCTCCGGCGGAGTGGGGTACCAGGTCCACATGACCGTCGGCGCCCTGTCGTCCCTGCCCGGGGCCGGCGACACGGCGCGCCTCTTCGTGCACACCCTGGTGCGCGAGGACGCGCTGGTGCTGTACGGTTTCGGGACCTGGGAGGAGCGGGAGGCCTTCGAGACCCTGCTGGCCGCGCCCAAGCTCGGGCCCAGAACGGCCCTGGCCATGCTGGGCTGCTATGGCCCCTCGGAGCTCGCGGCCTGTATCGCCAGGGAGGACGTGGCCGCCCTGACGCGGGTGCCCGGCATCGGGGCCAAGACGGCCAAGCGGCTGCTCCTGGACCTCAAGGACAAGCTCGTGGCCTCGGCCCCGCTCTCGTCCGGCAGGACCGCCCCGGCGGTAACGGCCGAGTCCGACTGCGCCGCTGCCCTGGTTTCCCTGGGCTACGGTCGGCACGAGGTGGACGAGGTGGTCAGGAAGGTGTTCGACACGGAGCCCGACCTCGACGCGGGCAGCGCCATCCGTCAGGCGCTCAAGATTTTTGCGGCAAGGCAGCACGGCTGA
- the ruvC gene encoding crossover junction endodeoxyribonuclease RuvC, with the protein MAAERIILGVDPGSRCMGYGLVRERSGVLSLVEAGVVRPAEEAMSARLGLMYSRITELLQAHSPQAVAVENVFFARNSASALKLGQARGAVLAACGVHGVEVFGYEPTLVKKSLVGAGRAEKSQVSFMVGQLLGVRPDWAEDAGDALALAICHLNHSRFLAAVAAGQDGATRL; encoded by the coding sequence ATGGCTGCCGAACGCATCATCCTGGGCGTGGACCCCGGGTCGCGCTGCATGGGCTACGGCCTGGTGCGGGAGCGGTCCGGGGTTTTGTCCCTGGTCGAGGCTGGCGTGGTCCGGCCGGCCGAGGAGGCCATGAGCGCCCGGCTGGGGCTCATGTACTCGCGCATCACGGAGCTGCTGCAGGCCCATTCTCCGCAGGCCGTGGCCGTGGAGAATGTTTTTTTCGCCCGCAACTCGGCCTCGGCCCTGAAGCTCGGGCAGGCTCGCGGGGCGGTGCTGGCCGCCTGCGGCGTGCATGGGGTCGAGGTTTTCGGCTACGAGCCCACCCTGGTCAAGAAATCCCTAGTCGGCGCGGGGCGAGCCGAAAAGAGTCAGGTGTCCTTCATGGTCGGCCAGCTCCTGGGCGTGCGTCCCGACTGGGCCGAAGACGCCGGCGACGCCTTGGCCCTGGCCATCTGCCACCTCAATCACTCCCGCTTCCTGGCCGCCGTTGCGGCTGGTCAAGACGGGGCAACTCGTCTATAG
- a CDS encoding YebC/PmpR family DNA-binding transcriptional regulator: MAGHSKWKNIQHRKGRQDLKRGKMFTKVTKEIILAAKGGGDPDMNARLRAAIDAAKAVNLPKDKIDTAIKKGTGELASEALEEIMYEGYAPGGVAILIEAVTDNRNRTVAEVRHILSKGGGSMGAAGCVAWMFDKKGVFAFDKKYTEDQLLEVGLEAGVEDVLDDDDSWQVQCAVEDFHSAKSAFEAAGIEIMSAELNRIPQNTVAVDVETGRKVLKLYDALDDNDDVQNVYANFELPPELLAEM, from the coding sequence ATGGCAGGACATAGTAAATGGAAGAACATCCAGCACCGCAAGGGCCGCCAGGATCTCAAGCGCGGCAAGATGTTCACCAAGGTGACCAAGGAAATCATCCTCGCGGCCAAGGGCGGCGGCGACCCGGACATGAACGCGCGGCTGCGCGCGGCCATCGATGCGGCCAAGGCCGTGAACCTGCCCAAGGACAAGATCGACACGGCCATCAAGAAGGGCACGGGCGAGCTGGCTTCCGAGGCCCTGGAAGAGATCATGTATGAAGGCTACGCGCCCGGCGGCGTGGCCATCCTCATCGAGGCCGTCACGGACAACCGGAACCGCACCGTGGCCGAGGTGCGCCACATCCTGAGCAAGGGCGGCGGCTCCATGGGCGCGGCCGGCTGCGTGGCCTGGATGTTCGACAAGAAGGGCGTCTTCGCCTTCGACAAGAAGTACACCGAGGATCAGCTCCTGGAAGTGGGCCTGGAGGCCGGCGTCGAGGACGTGCTCGATGACGACGATTCCTGGCAGGTGCAGTGCGCGGTCGAGGATTTCCATTCCGCCAAGTCCGCCTTCGAGGCCGCAGGCATCGAGATCATGAGCGCCGAGCTGAACCGCATCCCCCAGAATACCGTGGCCGTGGACGTGGAGACCGGACGCAAGGTCCTCAAGCTCTACGACGCCCTGGACGACAACGACGACGTGCAGAACGTCTACGCCAACTTCGAGCTGCCCCCGGAACTCCTGGCGGAGATGTAA